The segment AGTGCCATTTCCAGTGCCACCTCCAGGAATCTCACTGCTTGCTGGCAATCTTCTTCTTCCGAGTAGAGACCAGGTCATAGAAGGGGACACGGGTGATGCTGGCTCTAGAATGAGAGTGGGGGGAGAGATTTCAGGGCTGGACTGGCCGTCAAGGGAGTCTGCTCTCCCAGGGCTTGTATTGGGCATGGGACTCCCAGGGAGGTGTCAGCCTGCTCTGCCACAGGGGAAAGGCCAGATGGACCCAACAAGGGCTGTGCCAGCGTGAGTCCAGACTTGCTAGCCTAGCCCAGTGTCCCATGGGCAGGGCCAGGGTGGGTGAGGCCTCCGATCAGGAGCTGAGAGCCTTGGGAATTCTACTCCCAAATGTCTCTGGGCCCCTCTCCAGGCTCCCACTGGCGACCTTCGGAAGGTGATGGGAAGAACTTGGGGTGGAGCTGGCAGACCTGCCTGTTGGACCCTGCTCTGTCCCTGGTTCTGTGGCCTGGGCAGGTCCCtcccatctctgggcctcagtttcctcatctgtaagatggaggTGAGAATGGGTCTGCCTGGCAGCCTCACAGGATGCTCTGCTGCAAGGCCCAGGGGAAAAGACCCTGCAAGTCCCAGGACACGGCCACTGCCCAGCAACCACTTCTGCCTTCCTCTGGCCACCAGGCCTCACCCTCACCAATGTCTTGGGCTGGCTCAGAGTCAAGCCTTGAGCAGGTTTGCCATCTTGCCCTTTACCAGATGCATCTTCCTCATGTCTCTCCTGTTGGTGGCACCACAGAACCAGTCCCTAACACTTTGGCTTTCCTCACCCAGCCACCCCTCCCTATTTATCAGTCTATGGCTCCCCAGTGCCCCAGGAGAAACCGAAGCTCTTCACTACAGTGGCTGTGGCTTGCCATGCTCAGCATTTTCAGCTCCCACACTGCTTAGCCTCACTCGGACTCCGAGATGCTGTGCAGGTAGCCGCCTGCTGGTTGCCCACACGGGTCCGGGTCCTTTTACCTGGAAGTTTATCTGGAAAGCCcttccctccacctccaccaggtccttcccaggCCACTTTGGATAGTGATGCCAACGAGAGCACTCACCACGTGCCAGGCAAGGGCGGGGCAAGAGCTTTATGTGCAACTCTTTGCTGTATTCTCCCACCAACCCCATGCAGGTGGTctctcccttccctgtgtcctggGGCCTGGCCTGGTGCCAGGCACACAGAAAGTACCCATGGAATATGGGTGGAAGGGGTTTGCCAGCCAGAAACAGGAGGGAGAGACTGGAGTTAGCttcctttacagataaggaagcaaGACCCAAAAGAAGCAGGGCCTTCTGGAAGGTGACAGGAAGCTGTCCCCAGACCTGGGCACCCCTTACCGGATGGCCTCGATCCACTGGTCACGTTCCTCAGCACTGCTGGCTGAGATCCGGTACGACTCATGCTTGCCTTCCACCACCCTGCCGTCGCCATCGGTCTTGCAGGCCTTGATTTTCTGGCCTCGGCAGCTGGGGTTGTAGAGCTCCAGGCAGAACTGTGGGGAGGTGGCCAGGCAAgggtgggaagagagggaggcTGGGTGGGCCCTccaggaggctcagagaggcccaCACACTAGTGTCTCTGATCAGCGTGACAGCCCTACGACAGGCGAAGGGGCAAGAGCTGCTGCTCCCACACTGAGCACTCTCTCTGTGCCAGGCTCCTGAATCCACCATCCTCCCTAAAGTCCCCACGTGACATGTGGGCTCACTGAGGTTCTGAACGGAGCGGAGCTTACTCAGGGCCATCCAGCCAGTCGGCCTGTGTGGGACAACAGGGGACAACCACGTCCTTGGACTGCCATTGACCTTTTCCCACTGTCCGtggccccgggagggagagaaggcagccCTGAGCCACAGAGAAGGCGTAAGGGGCACAGCCTGGCTTCCTGGAGAGCCCAGCCTCAGGCCCTCTCCCCACATTCTGTTTAGGAAATTTCCCAGTGGCTCCAGCCTCGGGGCCCGGCAACCTGAACACCTACTGGCTTCTTGGGGTCGTCCACCTTCTGCACTGAGAGGTTCTCAAGAGGTATGATTCCCCGTGGCTCCTTGTCCTacagggaaaggggaaggagggtCAGGGTCAGGAAGCAGAACCCTGAGGCCCAAGGCAGGGTGTGAATGTGTAGGGCTCCCCAAACTCAAAGAGGAGCGTGCTCGTCTTCTGAGACTGTCCAGCCATAGGGGGACGGAAGTTAGAAGCAGCATGTGAAGAGCTCTGGCTGGAAGTTAGGAGGCCCAGCTTTAAGCCTGGGCTCTGCCTGGGACCTTGGCCTGGCCCTCCTCTGTGTATCcgttttccccatctgtaaaatgggcatggaAGGGAACTGAATGATCTCAAAGGATCCAAAGCTGTGTTAGTCGACTGCTCAGTGGGAGTTGGGAAGGGGGTTGTGCGGGAGGGGCCGGGACAGGGGAAGGCCCAGGGGACCCCTGCTCACAGTGGTGAACTCGAAGTAGTAGAGGCAGTTGTCGGTCAGGATGAACCAGCGCCGTTTCCACGTCTTCACGCGGCCCCCTGTGCAAGGCCAATGTAGCAAGCTGGTCAGTCCTCCTGCTGGGCCACTGACACCTCCTCCAGGGAAGGGCAGGGCCTTGGATGCTTTCCCCTGGACCCCCAGCTGAGTGCCCTAACCCTCGTCCACCACACCTCCCCCCAACATCTATCCCTTTCTCAGACAAGAACCTTAGTGGCTCCTGTCACCCCCAGGCTTCCCTGGAGCTGCTTGAGCTGGCGTTTGGGTGGCCTCCGTGATCAGGTCCTAGGAATGGCCAGGTCCTAGGAAATGGCCATTCCCTGCTCTTCCTGGCTACCGTCATCCATTGCTTCATTCTTTAGCTTGGTccctgcctggcactgtgctaagcatttcaTCCTGCATTTGCCAGGCGCTGCTctagaggttttaaaaaatattacttattaATCCTCATGACCACGTATGAAGAGGAGATCAtttttaaccccattttacagatgaggaaacagtcaTGGAGAGGTAAAATCGCCTGCCTACGGttcagcagcagagctgggattcgaaCCCCCATGTCCTAGTCCCAGAGCCCAACTCTTGGCCATTTTGCTGCACATTTAACCCTCCCAGAGATCATTCTCCCCATCTTACAGCTACAGAAACCGAGGCTGAAGAACCTGACCATCAGTACTTGGGTGGAGGAGCTGGGGTTTGGGCCCAGGGCTGTGTGACTCTGAGGCCCCCTCTCCCATCTGAGTTGGGATTTATGACATAGAGCTTCTTGGGGGCGGACAGCACGTGGCTGGGGCAGGACAGGCTGAGTGCTCTGGAGGCGGATGGACTGGGGTGTGGTGTGGAGAGTCAGAGGGCTCGGGGGCTCCTGGGGGTTCTGGGCAGGACTGGCACGGGGCTTGGTAGACAGGAAGTGCTGGAGGCTCAATGTTGCTGGAGGTGAGCCAGGTTGAGACCCCTGCTTCAACATGAGGCGTCTGTCCTCACCTGCCCTGGAGGTGCTGTCCCCGGCTGGGCTGTCCCTGCTGGAGAGGCTTCCGGAAGTGTgtgtgggaggcaggggcaggcggCCGGGCACTGGGGTTGCCCTGCTGGATCTGCAGCCACTATTACTGCAGCTCCCACCCCAGCCGCTCTCTGCAGGGTGCaggccctccctgcccccagtcAGCTTGAAGGGAGCCTCCCCCTAAGCCACATCCTGtcatccttcctcccctcctttaGGGAACCTAACCCTCTGCCCCCTCATATCTGCCCCTGgctggctgtgtggcctcaggcagATCCCTGACTTTACTGTTCGGCTGTAGGGTAGACCAGCACCTTGCCTGAGCTCAGTAGGTTCTGAACAAATGGTACTTCCTGCTATGACTTCTCTCCCCATTCCTctggggagagagaaacagaaccgCAGCTGAAGTGTTTATCAGTGGGTCTGTCTGCCTCTCGCCCGGCTTACAGCTCAGGCCCCACCACTGGCTCCCTTCCTTCTcaggacggatggatggatggggcaGGCAGACGGCTGCACTGGGGGCCGGGAGACCTGGGGCTATCCAACTCCATCCCCCAGGATGCATGTGAGCCTCGTGTCAGCTGTGGGCCTGTGCGTCCAGGAGTGTGCATGCGACGATGTGTGCCCGCGCATGCAGGAGTGTGTGTGCGACGATGGGTGCCCGCTCGTGCATGAGCGTGCGACGACGTGTGTCTGTCGGTCTCTCACCCAGCTTGAGCAGCCAGCCCTCCCGGTCTGGGTTGAAGAAGGTGTGAGTGAGGTCATTGCCGTCGTCCTCAGGGATGGAGAATGGCTCACTCTTGATGCTGTCAAAGAGGTTCTGCCCCAAGACAAGGGAGAGAAAGACCTGGCTGTGAGTCCACCCGAGTCCAAGGCctaggcctggcctggcctgtgtggccttgagcaagtcactcacCTGCAGGCATACCCTTTCTTCACCTGTTTATCCTGGTCCCTGGGCTTTTCTTGGTGAGCCCCTCCCTGGTTCCCTCCATTCAGCCTGGCCCTGGCCTTGCCACCCCGCCACCCCCGTCATACTTCCCTCTGTGCTACTGCAGGGCAGAGCGAGCAGGGATCAGCccctcaaacacacacatatacaaacatacatgcttgcacacacatgtgcacactcacacatatgCACGTGTATGCACattcacacatgcatgcacacttaTATAAATGCATgctcacacatacatgcacacacatgcatgctcacacacatgcacacttatatgcatgcacactcacacatacatgcacacatgcatgcatactcacacacatacgtgcacact is part of the Symphalangus syndactylus isolate Jambi chromosome 18, NHGRI_mSymSyn1-v2.1_pri, whole genome shotgun sequence genome and harbors:
- the CYTH4 gene encoding cytohesin-4 isoform X5 yields the protein MMEAFATRYCLCNPGVFQSTDTCYVLSFSIIMLNTSLHNPNVRDRPPFERFVSMNRGINNGSDLPEDQLRNLFDSIKSEPFSIPEDDGNDLTHTFFNPDREGWLLKLGGRVKTWKRRWFILTDNCLYYFEFTTDKEPRGIIPLENLSVQKVDDPKKPFCLELYNPSCRGQKIKACKTDGDGRVVEGKHESYRISASSAEERDQWIEAIRASITRVPFYDLVSTRKKKIASKQ